A DNA window from Vigna unguiculata cultivar IT97K-499-35 chromosome 10, ASM411807v1, whole genome shotgun sequence contains the following coding sequences:
- the LOC114167211 gene encoding receptor like protein kinase S.2-like, with translation MLMLSTSILTTNTMQLTHLCLVMPSDYDKLEPLHATPPKHKGTQKKVKAKGTCGGHVAATLQGSLTRLCESKWWNLCQHGARQSKASSSSCVFHDMEGVQLSSKIGRDSNNPRIFSYAELYIGSRGFSEEEVLGSGGFGKVYKAVMPSDGTVVAVKCCLAGKGGQFEKTFAAELAAVAHLRHKNLVPLRGWCVFEDQLYLVYDYMPNLSLDRVLFRKNLKEEALGWVRRGKIVKGLACALHYLHEQLETQIIHRDVKTSNVMLDSHYNARLGDFGLARWLEHDLVEYEYETGKASSAAASSKFEHFRLSETTRIGGTIGYLPPESFQRRSVATSKSDVFSFGIVVLEVVSGRRAIDLTYPDEKIILLDWIRRLSDEGRLVDAGDARLMQGSYKVFEMENLLHIGLLCTLHDPVLRPSMKWIVEALSDMSNAMSLPLPTLPSFHSHPMYISLSSSSETSPSSSKGTGSGTGTESCSNRASFISKYVTATGNTIYVTAEAEHRNGGGGTNSSKSSKRTMHKQPSFSVVQTPREIPFKEIVSATENFSESKRVAELDFGTAYHGVLDGHCHVMVKRLGLKTCPALRQRFSNELRNLAKLRHRNLVQLRGWCTEQGEMLVVYDYSARRFLSHQLHHHHRNPTKKGYSVLKWHHRYNIVKSLASALLYLHEEWDEQVIHRNITSSAVTLEPDMTPRLGSFALAEFLSRNEHGHHVISTRNKSVCGIYGYMSPEYVESGEATVAADVYSFGVVVLEIVSGLKAVDFRQPEVLLVKKVHEFEMRKRSLEALADIRLNGEYNHKELMRLVRLGVACTRSDPKLRPSTRQIVSILDGNEKLIMGENLESSEEWRERNSCSLSLVKRIQALGIQ, from the coding sequence ATGCTTATGCTTTCAACATCCATTCTCACAACAAACACTATGCAGCTCACACACCTGTGCCTTGTCATGCCCTCAGACTATGATAAACTAGAGCCACTTCATGCAACCCCACCAAAGCATAAAGGGACACAGAAAAAGGTTAAGGCCAAAGGGACATGTGGAGGCCATGTTGCTGCTACCCTTCAAGGTTCCTTAACAAGGTTGTGTGAGTCAAAGTGGTGGAATCTATGCCAACATGGTGCAAGACAAAGCAAGGCCTCATCATCATCTTGTGTGTTTCATGACATGGAGGGTGTGCAACTCTCTTCAAAGATTGGAAGGGACAGCAACAATCCAAGGATTTTCAGCTATGCCGAACTTTACATAGGTTCAAGGGGTTTCTCTGAGGAGGAGGTTCTGGGAAGTGGAGGTTTTGGCAAAGTGTACAAAGCTGTTATGCCGAGTGATGGAACAGTGGTGGCTGTGAAGTGCTGCTTGGCAGGGAAAGGTGGCCAGTTTGAGAAGACTTTTGCAGCAGAACTAGCAGCAGTGGCACACCTTCGCCACAAGAACCTTGTTCCCTTGAGGGGTTGGTGTGTTTTTGAGGATCAACTTTATCTTGTGTATGATTACATGCCTAATCTCAGCCTTGACAGGGTGCTGTTTCGGAAGAACTTGAAAGAGGAGGCACTTGGGTGGGTGAGGCGTGGGAAAATTGTGAAGGGTTTGGCTTGTGCGTTGCACTATCTGCATGAGCAGTTGGAGACTCAGATCATTCACAGGGATGTGAAGACCAGCAATGTGATGCTTGATTCCCACTACAATGCTAGGTTGGGGGATTTTGGCTTGGCAAGGTGGCTTGAGCATGACCTTGTTGAGTATGAATATGAGACTGGGAAAGCATCATCAGCAGCAGCATCAAGCAAGTTTGAGCATTTCAGGTTGAGTGAGACCACAAGGATTGGTGGCACAATTGGGTACTTGCCACCAGAGAGCTTCCAGAGAAGGAGTGTTGCAACCTCAAAATCTGATGTTTTCAGCTTTGGAATCGTTGTGTTGGAGGTGGTGTCTGGAAGGAGAGCCATTGATCTCACATACCCAGATGAGAAAATCATCTTGCTTGATTGGATCAGAAGGCTCAGTGATGAAGGGAGGCTCGTTGATGCTGGGGATGCAAGGCTGATGCAAGGTTCCTACAAGGTTTTTGAGATGGAGAACTTGCTTCACATAGGTCTCTTGTGCACACTCCATGACCCTGTGTTGAGACCAAGCATGAAGTGGATTGTAGAAGCACTTTCTGACATGTCAAATGCTATGTCATTGCCATTGCCAACACTTCCTTCGTTTCACTCCCATCCTATGTACATCTCTTTGTCCTCTTCATCTGAGACTAGTCCAAGCAGCTCTAAAGGCACTGGTTCAGGCACAGGAACAGAAAGTTGTAGCAATCGTGCTAGTTTCATTTCAAAGTATGTCACTGCCACAGGAAATACCATATATGTAACAGCTGAAGCTGAACATAGAAACGGTGGAGGTGGAACTAATTCCTCCAAGAGTAGCAAGAGAACGATGCATAAGCAGCCATCATTTTCTGTGGTTCAAACACCTAGGGAGATACCATTCAAGGAGATTGTTTCAGCCACAGAGAACTTCTCAGAATCCAAAAGGGTGGCCGAGTTAGACTTTGGAACTGCTTACCATGGAGTCCTTGATGGCCACTGCCATGTCATGGTGAAACGCCTTGGCTTGAAGACATGCCCTGCACTGCGCCAGAGATTCTCCAATGAGCTGAGAAACCTTGCAAAACTTCGCCACAGGAACTTGGTGCAGCTCAGAGGGTGGTGCACTGAGCAAGGAGAGATGCTTGTGGTGTATGATTACTCAGCTAGAAGATTTCTCAGCCACCAACTTCACCACCATCACAGAAATCCTACTAAAAAGGGTTATTCTGTTCTCAAATGGCACCATAGATACAACATAGTGAAATCACTTGCATCTGCACTTCTCTATCTGCATGAAGAATGGGATGAACAGGTAATTCACAGGAACATAACCTCTTCAGCAGTGACTCTTGAACCTGACATGACACCAAGACTTGGTAGTTTTGCTCTGGCTGAGTTTCTGTCAAGGAATGAGCATGGCCATCATGTGATCAGCACCAGGAACAAGTCTGTTTGTGGGATTTACGGCTACATGTCACCAGAATATGTGGAATCAGGAGAAGCAACGGTGGCTGCTGATGTTTATAGCTTTGGTGTGGTGGTGCTTGAGATTGTGAGTGGACTTAAGGCTGTGGATTTCAGGCAACCTGAGGTGCTTTTGGTGAAGAAGGTTCATGAATTTGAGATGAGAAAAAGATCACTTGAGGCACTAGCTGATATAAGACTAAATGGAGAGTACAATCACAAGGAGCTAATGAGATTGGTGAGGTTAGGAGTTGCATGCACTCGTTCTGATCCAAAGCTGAGACCAAGCACAAGACAGATAGTGAGCATTCTTGATGGAAATGAGAAATTAATCATGGGGGAGAACTTGGAGAGCAGTGAAGAATGGAGAGAAAGAAACTCTTGCTCTTTGTCTCTGGTCAAGAGGATCCAAGCTCTAGGAATACAATGA
- the LOC114165761 gene encoding 60S ribosomal protein L10 yields the protein MGRRPARCYRQIKNKPYPKSRFCRGVPDPKIRIYDVGMKKKGVDEFPFCVHLVSWEKENVSSEALEAARIACNKYMAKFAGKDAFHLRVRVHPFHVLRINKMLSCAGADRLQTGMRGAFGKPQGTCARVAIGQVLLSVRCKDSNSHHAQEALRRAKFKFPGRQKIIVSRKWGFTKFNRTDYLKFKSENRIMPDGVNAKLLGCHGPLANRQPGRAFLSSATA from the exons ATGGGTAGAA GACCAGCAAGGTGCTATCGTCAAATTAAGAACAAACCGTACCCGAAATCGCGGTTTTGCCGTGGTGTTCCTGATCCTAAGATCAGGATTTATGATGTTGGCATGAAGAAGAAAGGTGTTGATGAATTTCCCTTCTGTGTGCATCTGGTTAGTTGGGAGAAGGAGAATGTTTCAAGTGAGGCTCTTGAGGCTGCTAGGATTGCGTGCAACAAGTACATGGCAAAATTTGCTGGGAAGGATGCATTCCACTTGAGGGTTAGGGTTCATCCCTTCCATGTTCTTAGGATCAACAAGATGCTTTCGTGTGCCGGAGCTGATAGGCTCCAGACCGGCATGAGAGGTGCCTTTGGAAAGCCACAGGGTACTTGTGCTAGAGTGGCTATTGGCCAGGTCCTGCTCTCTGTCCGCTGCAAGGACAGCAACAGCCACCATGCTCAGGAGGCCCTCCGCCGTGCTAAATTCAAGTTCCCCGGCCGCCAAAAGATTATTGTTAGCAGGAAGTG GGGGTTCACCAAGTTTAACCGCACTGACTATTTGAAGTTCAAGTCAGAGAACAGGATTATGCCTGATGGTGTCAATGCCAAG cTTCTTGGGTGCCATGGACCATTGGCTAATCGCCAACCAGGAAGAGCCTTTTTGTCCAGTGCTACCGCCTAG
- the LOC114166927 gene encoding uncharacterized protein LOC114166927, whose protein sequence is MEVELPARWKGLTMSQYDGTTDPEEHEKGESLREFMERFGKISLNISNLNPEVAMHHLITALKPCPFVDSLCKKPVNNLDELRTKATKFMQMEELKEFRNTTRPDAQEKRHHDRERTLASQSGHRFKDSRQPKHSGYTPLLSNRARILEEALNTDLITAPQRAPTPPNVDTTKHCRYHRNCGHTTKECFTLKDKIEELIQAEHLRIFVKWEGGGFSSRGEREKRYKEQPRRTSGYRKREGEGTRKRAEPKKDDERDTREMPLRGVINYISGGFAGGGATTFARKKYVRAIQSVNAVIVCPRRHMPPITFRDDDFQAIDHQHDDPMVISVEIEDFAIRKTLVDPGSSVDILYWGTLRKLKIP, encoded by the exons ATGGAAGTGGAACTTCCCGCGCGTTGGAAGGGGTTGACTATGAGCCAGTATGATGGCACTACTGATCCGGAGGAGCAC GAAAAAGGAGAGTCTCTGCGGGAGTTTATGGAGCGATTTGGGAAGATATCCTTGAATATCTCTAATTTAAATCCTGAGGTCGCCATGCATCACCTCATCACAGCACTAAAGCCTTGCCCTTTCGTTGACAGTCTATGCAAGAAGCCCGTGAACAATCTGGATGAGCTTCGGACCAAGGCCACCAAATTCATGCAGATGGAGGAATTGAAAGAATTCCGCAATACAACTCGACCGGACGCACAGGAGAAAAGGCACCATGATAGAGAGCGAACGTTAGCATCCCAATCCGGCCACAGGTTCAAAGACTCTAGGCAGCCGAAACACAGCGGGTACACGCCCCTCCTGTCCAACAGAGCCAGAATTCTGGAAGAAGCACTGAACACCGATCTAATAACAGCCCCTCAAAGGGCCCCGACTCCCCCGAACGTCGATACCACTAAGCATTGTCGGTATCACCGAAATTGTGGGCAtacaacaaaggaatgttttaCCTTGAAAGacaaaatcgaggaactgataCAGGCCGAACACCTAAGAATATTCGTAAAATGGGAAGGCGGGGGATTCTCTTCAAGGGGAGAACGAGAAAAACGCTACAAGGAGCAACCACGAAGGACGTCAGGGTACCGAAAGAGGGAAGGAGAGGGCACCCGCAAAAGGGCCGAacccaaaaaagatgatgagCGGGATACGAGAGAAATGCCACTGAGGGgagtaattaattacatttcaGGAGGCTTCGCAGGAGGTGGAGCCACTACGTTTGCAAGGAAGAAGTATGTGCGAGCGATTCAGAGTGTCAATGCCGTGATAGTATGTCCCAGACGGCACATGCCACCCATCACGTTTCGAGACGACGATTTCCAAGCGATCGACCACCAGCATGACGACCCAATGGTGATATCAGTAGAGATCGAGGACTTCGCGATCAGGAAAACCCTGGTGGACCCGGGTAGTTCAGTGGACATCCTATACTGGGGCACTCTCAGAAAACTGAAAATTCCATAA